In Gemmatimonas sp., a single genomic region encodes these proteins:
- a CDS encoding 3'-5' exonuclease — protein sequence MPEIRTGVLPEHAALISALEATGDYRVLQRFEARTHYAAPTPSTGVRRGLIVDVETTGLDTTNDRIIELGLVAFEFDSAGRVYGVHPMRDWFEDPGIPIPIEAVEITGITDDMVRGQRIDDAAVAAEIEAAHLVIAHNANFDRRMLERRFPAFATKHWGCSLHDVPWSQFGCRGAKLDYLLFQLCSAFHTGHRAGDDCLATLHVLATPRDGEATPLTRLLERARRNTVRLWAIGTPIETKELLKARGYRWFNGSPARPKTWFRDLDENDVEAEQAWLREHAYGGLTSPPWRLDKYSARERYSERMG from the coding sequence ATGCCGGAAATCCGCACGGGCGTGCTGCCGGAGCACGCCGCCCTGATCTCGGCGCTCGAAGCCACCGGCGACTATCGGGTGCTGCAGCGCTTCGAGGCGCGCACGCACTATGCGGCCCCCACGCCGTCCACGGGGGTGCGCCGCGGGCTCATCGTGGATGTGGAAACCACGGGGCTCGATACCACCAACGATCGCATCATCGAGCTGGGCCTGGTGGCGTTCGAATTCGACTCGGCGGGGCGCGTGTACGGCGTACACCCCATGCGCGACTGGTTCGAGGATCCGGGCATTCCCATCCCCATCGAGGCGGTGGAGATCACCGGCATCACCGACGACATGGTGCGCGGCCAGCGCATCGATGACGCCGCCGTCGCGGCCGAGATCGAGGCGGCACACCTCGTCATTGCGCACAACGCGAACTTCGACCGTCGCATGCTCGAGCGCCGCTTTCCCGCCTTCGCCACCAAACACTGGGGGTGCTCGCTGCACGATGTGCCCTGGTCGCAGTTCGGCTGTCGTGGCGCCAAACTCGATTACCTGCTCTTCCAGCTGTGCAGCGCCTTTCACACCGGGCACCGGGCGGGTGACGACTGCCTGGCCACACTGCACGTGCTGGCCACCCCGCGCGATGGTGAGGCCACGCCGCTCACGCGCCTGCTCGAGCGGGCGCGCCGCAACACCGTGCGCCTGTGGGCGATCGGCACCCCCATCGAGACCAAGGAGCTGCTCAAGGCCCGCGGCTACCGCTGGTTCAACGGGTCTCCCGCGCGCCCCAAGACCTGGTTCCGCGACCTCGACGAAAACGACGTGGAGGCGGAGCAGGCGTGGCTGCGCGAGCACGCCTACGGCGGGTTGACCTCCCCGCCGTGGCGGCTCGACAAATACAGTGCGCGGGAGCGGTACTCCGAACGCATGGGCTGA
- a CDS encoding MFS transporter — MTADAAAVANPEALARRRLLTVLFAGVFMAAMDAAVIAPAIPALREAFGVDNRQIGLVTIVFSLCSLTSTALMAALSDRFGRRTIYLLDIAGFALGSLVIAWSSSFGVLLLGRAIQGLSAGGITPTASAVVGDTFPADQRGRILGLIGATFGMAFVFGPILASALLVVASWEWIFLINLPFAGIVFVMGYRALPRVTRPAALPPFDYAGITTLAVMLASLTLGINRAADTLTGRTVWPALLATAVLALPVLLWAERRAAQPIVPLTLFGTTQLRTTWVLCTGAGFGMGSVIFISSVAVAAFATPADQAGLLLLPLVLCSSVASALFGRLQNRLGPRRIMLAGFGTLAVGALLIGVAAPTFWLFITATLFVGAGVGIVVGGTLRTVVLDEVDATQRTAAQALVNIGIAIGNLMVVAVLSALADRAGGGLAGLQVAYLFAAGVMVAMMAMSLRLQPTRVQVLAAG, encoded by the coding sequence CGTTCGGGGTGGACAATCGGCAGATCGGCCTGGTCACGATCGTCTTCAGTCTCTGCTCCCTCACGAGCACGGCGCTCATGGCGGCGCTGAGTGACCGGTTCGGGCGGCGCACCATCTACCTGCTGGACATTGCCGGCTTCGCGCTGGGGTCGCTCGTCATCGCGTGGTCGTCGAGCTTCGGCGTGCTGCTGCTGGGGCGCGCGATTCAGGGGTTGAGTGCGGGGGGCATTACCCCCACGGCGAGCGCGGTGGTGGGCGATACGTTCCCCGCCGACCAGCGCGGGCGGATCCTGGGGCTGATCGGCGCGACGTTCGGCATGGCCTTCGTGTTCGGCCCCATCCTCGCGTCGGCGCTGCTCGTGGTCGCCAGCTGGGAGTGGATCTTCCTCATCAACCTGCCGTTCGCGGGCATCGTGTTCGTCATGGGCTATCGCGCGCTGCCGCGGGTGACGCGCCCGGCCGCGCTGCCGCCGTTCGACTACGCCGGCATCACGACGCTGGCCGTCATGCTGGCCAGCCTCACGCTGGGGATCAACCGCGCGGCGGATACGCTCACCGGGCGCACGGTGTGGCCGGCGCTGCTGGCCACGGCGGTGCTGGCGCTGCCGGTGCTGCTGTGGGCGGAGCGCCGCGCCGCGCAGCCGATCGTGCCGCTGACCCTGTTCGGCACGACGCAGCTGCGCACCACATGGGTCCTGTGCACGGGGGCCGGCTTCGGCATGGGGAGCGTGATCTTCATCTCGTCGGTGGCGGTGGCGGCGTTCGCCACGCCGGCCGATCAGGCCGGGCTGCTGCTGCTGCCGCTCGTGCTCTGCTCGTCGGTGGCGTCGGCGCTGTTCGGCCGGCTGCAGAACCGGCTCGGGCCGCGCCGCATCATGCTGGCCGGTTTCGGAACCCTGGCCGTGGGGGCGCTGCTCATCGGCGTGGCGGCGCCGACGTTCTGGCTGTTCATCACGGCCACGCTGTTCGTGGGGGCCGGGGTCGGCATCGTGGTCGGCGGCACGCTGCGCACGGTGGTGCTCGACGAGGTCGATGCCACGCAGCGGACCGCCGCGCAGGCCCTCGTGAACATTGGCATCGCCATCGGGAACCTCATGGTCGTGGCGGTGCTGAGTGCGTTGGCCGATCGTGCCGGCGGTGGGCTGGCCGGGTTGCAGGTGGCCTACCTGTTCGCCGCCGGGGTGATGGTGGCAATGATGGCCATGAGCTTGCGGCTGCAGCCGACGCGGGTGCAGGTGCTGGCCGCGGGGTGA